In a genomic window of Roseofilum casamattae BLCC-M143:
- the pirA gene encoding arginine synthesis PII-interacting regulator PirA encodes MNKKRQQLQQAAQTHKDNLRKSVQQRLEVARAKGDVSLVRQLEAEANYLA; translated from the coding sequence ATGAACAAAAAACGCCAACAACTCCAACAAGCTGCTCAAACCCACAAAGACAACTTGCGGAAGAGCGTGCAACAACGGCTAGAAGTTGCTCGTGCCAAAGGTGACGTTTCTTTGGTCCGTCAGCTTGAAGCGGAAGCGAATTATCTGGCCTAA
- a CDS encoding SDR family oxidoreductase, which produces MFLVTGATGGLGRRVVRLLCDRDQPVRAFVRLTSSYQELEDRGAQVLIGDLKRDRDIERACQGVRYVISTHGAGMDAEAIEYRANIDLIDDAIAADVQHFVYISVLGADRGYQDSAVFKAKREVEKYLQNSGLNYTILRPAALSSSLISLAEQFRQTGVYLLIGEANNRTSVVSTDDLANIAIESVDLPEALNQILPVGGPELLTRNDIPQIFGRIFNREPIILNPPLSLFDGARSALGFVNPELQKSLGTLRVLLANEFLCTSEEVERIESLFDMKMESLETFLRRYLAV; this is translated from the coding sequence ATGTTTCTCGTTACTGGTGCTACTGGAGGTTTAGGACGGCGCGTTGTACGGCTACTGTGCGATCGCGACCAACCCGTCCGAGCATTCGTCCGTTTAACGTCATCCTATCAAGAATTAGAAGATAGAGGTGCGCAAGTGTTAATCGGCGATCTCAAACGCGATCGCGACATTGAAAGAGCCTGCCAAGGGGTTCGCTATGTTATTAGCACCCACGGTGCGGGAATGGATGCCGAAGCAATCGAATATCGAGCTAATATCGACCTAATCGATGATGCGATCGCAGCCGACGTACAACACTTTGTCTACATTTCCGTATTGGGAGCCGATCGCGGATACCAAGACTCTGCCGTCTTTAAAGCCAAGCGAGAAGTGGAAAAATACCTGCAAAATAGCGGGTTGAATTACACGATTTTGCGTCCGGCAGCATTGTCTTCCAGTTTAATTTCCCTAGCCGAGCAATTTCGCCAGACAGGAGTCTATCTGCTCATTGGGGAAGCGAATAATCGGACATCGGTGGTGAGTACGGACGATTTAGCCAACATTGCGATCGAATCGGTGGATCTCCCAGAAGCACTCAATCAGATTTTACCAGTCGGCGGCCCGGAACTGCTGACCCGCAATGATATTCCCCAAATTTTTGGTCGGATCTTCAATCGCGAGCCGATTATTCTCAATCCTCCACTGTCCCTGTTTGACGGCGCTCGTTCTGCTTTGGGGTTTGTCAATCCAGAATTGCAAAAAAGCTTGGGAACTCTGCGCGTCTTGCTCGCCAATGAGTTCCTCTGTACCTCGGAAGAGGTGGAGCGGATTGAATCCTTGTTTGACATGAAGATGGAATCTCTGGAGACCTTTCTCCGTCGCTATCTAGCGGTCTAG